The Triticum aestivum cultivar Chinese Spring chromosome 3A, IWGSC CS RefSeq v2.1, whole genome shotgun sequence genome includes a region encoding these proteins:
- the LOC123061356 gene encoding formin-like protein 20, whose product MERTGSGADGTGPSTSSYSTADADDNGTAAGAKVWLLVLLFSLLLLLFLPSAVRRGGGGFQRGGITLKSGWDVVNLCLVLFAILCGLLGRGGGDADGEAPGPAAPAPKSHLRVSPAAAAATPEPSTEDVWASFNNSYTNHNAQTGIRRMKSSSSYPELRLDSDGVWGLASPELAWRSYDDAELYRTRRDERPERARDADRTLRRTSSDVKTIPVDTYEVRARPLSQDARRRRRSVERLPKMDEVEEERTHPVEMETLATPARSRTWSPEELDATLLGMASAPPLPAPPPQPRRRRRSLERLPEMVEVEEERTRPTETRATPARSRTWSPEELGATLLEMASAEPPPAPPQQPRRRRRSLENLPTMEEVEKEIIVEEVNHPQSPSPAMFPPGTPPPPPPPPPAAMSRSKKKRSGSVGGAKELASAIALFYQKKRKSIIMKRERHHHHHHHLSDDHYSSPSSEASASPEATGRTNPPRPPPPPPPPPPPPSSIFSNLFKKGGSKSRRMNSLAPPQPPPPPLPTRRSRKPPQPPSRPAPPQPAPAPVRTRPPRASAHPQQQIRAQGYPQQPPLYPRRGVVYYAYPLPPPSPPMPPPPPPPPMLEGEEEVPSVTASPAPSYCASPDVNTKADNFIERFRAGLKLEKINSYREKLQIQEGATVTVAEEDGEFMVIGSLFEDDDDDMSLPETPATATAGAAAVAVGF is encoded by the coding sequence ATGGAGAGGACCGGTTCCGGCGCTGACGGCACGGGTCCTAGCACCTCCTCCTACTCCACCGCCGACGCCGACGACAATGGCACCGCCGCCGGCGCCAAGGTCTGGCTCCTCGTGCTCCTCTTCTCCCTGCTCCTGCTGCTCTTCCTCCCCTCCGCGGtgcgccgaggcggcggcggattcCAGCGCGGAGGGATCACGCTCAAGAGCGGCTGGGACGTCGTCAACCTCTGCCTCGTGCTCTTCGCCATCCTCTGCGGCCTGCTCGGCCGCGGCGGGGGCGACGCCGATGGGGAGGCCCCCGGCCCCGCGGCGCCGGCGCCCAAGAGCCATCTGCGGGTGtcccctgcggcggcggcggcgacgccggaGCCGAGCACCGAGGACGTCTGGGCGAGCTTCAACAACTCCTACACCAACCACAACGCCCAGACGGGGATCCGGCGGATGAAGAGCAGCAGCTCCTACCCAGAGCTGCGCCTGGACAGCGACGGCGTCTGGGGCCTCGCGTCACCGGAGTTGGCCTGGCGCTCCTACGACGATGCCGAGCTGTACCGGACCCGGCGAGACGAGCGGCCCGAAAGGGCCCGGGACGCCGATCGGACGCTCAGGAGGACGTCGTCGGATGTGAAGACGATCCCGGTGGACACCTACGAGGTGCGCGCCAGACCGCTGTCTCAGGAtgcgaggaggcggaggcggagcgtCGAGAGGCTCCCCAAGATGGATGAGGTGGAGGAGGAGAGGACGCATCCTGTGGAGATGGAGACTCTCGCTACGCCGGCGAGGAGCAGGACCTGGAGCCCCGAGGAGCTGGACGCTACGCTGTTGGGGATGGCGTCCGCACCACCACTACCTGCCCCACCGCCGCAGCCTCGCCGTCGCCGACGCAGCCTCGAGAGGCTTCCCGagatggtggaggtggaggaggagaggaCGCGTCCCACGGAGACTCGCGCTACGCCGGCGAGGAGCAGGACGTGGAGCCCGGAGGAGCTGGGCGCTACGCTATTGGAGATGGCGTCCGCAGAACCACCACCTGCCCCGCCGCAgcagcctcgccgtcgccgccgcagcctcGAGAACCTGCCGACAATGGAAGAAGTGGAGAAGGAGATTATAGTGGAAGAGGTCAATCACCCGCAGTCGCCATCGCCAGCCATGTTTCCCCCagggactccgccgccaccacctcctccgccaccGGCGGCAATGTCGAGGAGCAAGAAGAAGAGGAGCGGCAGCGTGGGCGGCGCCAAGGAACTGGCCTCCGCCATTGCTCTCTTCTACCAGAAGAAGCGCAAGAGcattatcatgaagagggagaggcaccaccaccaccaccaccatctctcCGATGACCACTACTCGTCGCCTTCGTCCGAAGCATCGGCGAGCCCCGAAGCTACGGGCCGTACCAATCCTCCAcgcccaccaccgccgcctccccctcccccgccgccgccgtcatccaTCTTTTCCAACCTCTTCAAGAAAGGAGGCAGCAAGAGCCGGCGCATGAACTCCCTCGCGCCACCGCAACCGCCACCTCCGCCCCTACCAACGCGCCGATCAAGGAAACCACCACAGCCTCCGTCTCGCCCCGCTCCTCCGCAGCCAGCGCCAGCTCCAGTGAGGACACGGCCGCCGCGCGCGAGCGCGCACCCGCAACAGCAGATACGCGCGCAGGGGTATCCGCAGCAGCCGCCACTGTATCCCAGGCGCGGTGTCGTGTACTACGCCTACCCGCTTCCTCCGCCGTCGCCCCCaatgccgccaccgcctcctccaccgccgatgctggagggggaggaggaggttccGTCGGTCACTGCGTCGCCGGCACCGTCGTACTGCGCGAGCCCCGACGTAAACACCAAGGCGGACAACTTCATCGAACGCTTCCGCGCCGGGCTGAAGCTGGAGAAGATCAACTCGTACCGGGAGAAGCTGCAGATCCAAGAAGGCGCGACCGTGACCGTGGCGGAGGAGGACGGGGAGTTCATGGTCATTGGGTCCCTCTTCGAAGATGATGATGACGATATGTCGTTGCCGGAGACGCCGGCAACCGCCACCGCGGGCGCGGCCGCTGTTGCCGTCGGCTTCTAA